One genomic segment of Oscillatoria salina IIICB1 includes these proteins:
- a CDS encoding response regulator transcription factor — protein MKILLVEDDKHLVQALVEVLTDKQHYTVDAVNDGGVGWEFIEATVYDLIILDLMLPTLDGISLCQRLRRKGCQTPVLMLTARDFSGDRVLGLDAGADDYVVKPFDLPELLARIRALLRRGKINLLPVLTWGALCLDPSNCQVTYQGELLYLTPKEYSLLELLLRQQGRLISRETIIDRLWSFDDPPSEATVKVHLKALRRKLKAVGAPADFVETVYGMGYRLKQL, from the coding sequence ATGAAAATTTTACTCGTTGAAGATGACAAGCATCTCGTACAAGCCCTTGTAGAAGTTTTAACTGATAAGCAACACTATACAGTTGATGCTGTTAACGATGGCGGAGTAGGTTGGGAATTTATTGAAGCGACTGTCTATGATTTAATTATCCTCGATCTGATGTTACCGACATTAGATGGCATTAGCTTATGTCAAAGATTGCGTCGAAAGGGTTGCCAAACTCCAGTTTTAATGTTAACTGCTAGGGATTTCAGTGGCGATCGCGTCCTGGGATTAGATGCGGGAGCAGATGATTATGTGGTCAAACCCTTTGATTTACCAGAATTATTGGCTAGGATTCGCGCCCTTTTAAGACGGGGTAAGATTAATTTATTACCTGTGTTGACTTGGGGAGCATTATGCCTCGATCCGAGTAATTGTCAGGTCACTTATCAAGGAGAGTTATTATATTTAACCCCTAAAGAATATAGCTTACTAGAACTATTGTTACGTCAACAGGGAAGATTAATCAGTCGTGAAACCATCATCGATCGCCTGTGGTCATTTGACGATCCTCCTTCAGAGGCAACAGTAAAAGTTCATCTCAAAGCCTTACGGAGAAAGTTAAAGGCGGTTGGTGCGCCAGCAGATTTTGTGGAGACAGTGTATGGTATGGGGTATCGGCTTAAACAACTTTAA
- a CDS encoding sensor histidine kinase, which produces MLSVKSIYQQSKYRLALCYLIASIIASSIAHVTHWYQDDRFGIHRIGSSFTCLLSLICLIWLYLKPNQLKAIAFVHLALLRLVMVLASLSTIYVATTSERLTLVESYPPFTVTAFLWMTLVVIYIPYQHLLWFLTISCVPMSVPVLWYLLTHLEELQTARGIDLFVSYGLATIVYATLGLFYARLQVNFQRLLQERLTDYTKIIEAQDIRQSAIADMFTQLHNGALQTLALLSRELQQHDISSAEITSRLETLNQQIRSIADLETDTPVDSFAITKLRLAAGVNLDLDLPLHTLAYEVYRATLARKFPYFPSLKIKVRSFEEIEADRLSPDLKREIGFWLEEALCNVGKHAEGATQLKVMGCIQDGEYILRVQDNGQGIQFNRAGQGTKQSQSLAKKLGGTFRRENLAQGGVLCQLRWSLDVD; this is translated from the coding sequence ATGTTGTCAGTAAAATCAATTTATCAACAGTCAAAATATCGTCTGGCTCTCTGCTATCTTATTGCATCAATCATCGCCTCCTCAATTGCCCATGTTACCCACTGGTATCAAGACGATCGCTTTGGCATTCACAGAATTGGCTCAAGCTTCACTTGTTTACTGAGCCTAATTTGTCTAATTTGGCTTTACCTCAAACCCAATCAACTTAAGGCGATCGCGTTCGTTCATTTGGCTTTGTTGAGGCTTGTCATGGTTCTTGCTAGTCTTTCTACGATCTATGTTGCCACTACCTCAGAGCGTCTAACCCTAGTAGAATCCTATCCACCCTTCACCGTGACGGCGTTTCTTTGGATGACGCTCGTTGTGATTTATATTCCTTATCAACATTTGCTGTGGTTTTTGACGATTAGTTGTGTTCCCATGTCTGTCCCTGTGCTTTGGTATTTGTTAACTCATCTAGAAGAACTCCAAACCGCACGGGGAATTGATCTATTTGTCTCCTATGGATTGGCAACCATCGTGTACGCAACCTTGGGACTTTTTTATGCTCGGCTGCAAGTCAACTTTCAGAGGCTATTGCAAGAACGGTTGACTGATTACACCAAAATCATTGAAGCTCAGGATATTCGTCAAAGCGCGATCGCGGATATGTTTACTCAACTCCATAACGGAGCCTTACAAACGTTAGCTCTACTCAGCCGAGAACTGCAACAGCATGACATCTCCTCAGCAGAAATTACCTCTCGTTTAGAAACATTAAACCAGCAAATTCGCTCCATTGCCGATCTAGAAACGGATACCCCAGTAGACTCCTTCGCCATCACTAAACTGCGACTAGCTGCGGGGGTTAATCTTGACCTAGACCTCCCTCTGCATACTTTAGCCTATGAAGTCTATCGGGCAACCTTAGCGCGAAAGTTTCCCTATTTCCCATCCCTCAAGATCAAGGTTCGCAGCTTTGAAGAAATTGAAGCAGACCGCCTTTCCCCTGACTTGAAACGAGAAATCGGCTTTTGGCTCGAAGAAGCTCTCTGTAACGTGGGTAAACACGCCGAAGGCGCAACTCAGCTTAAAGTGATGGGTTGTATTCAAGACGGAGAATACATCTTGAGGGTGCAGGATAATGGACAGGGAATTCAGTTCAACCGCGCAGGACAGGGAACAAAACAAAGTCAATCCTTAGCCAAAAAATTGGGCGGTACATTTAGGCGAGAAAATTTAGCTCAGGGGGGAGTCCTCTGTCAGTTACGTTGGTCTCTTGATGTCGATTGA
- the lipA gene encoding lipoyl synthase, translated as MAVKPDWLRVKAPQWQRVGSVKEILRDLGLNTVCEEASCPNIGECFHAGTATFLIMGPACTRACPYCDIDFEKKPQALDPSEPLRLAEAVARLKLNHVVITSVNRDDLSDGGASQFQRCIAEIRAVSPKTTIEVLIPDLCGNWEALELIISAEPEVLNHNTETVPRLYRRVRPQGNYQRSLELLQRTREIAPGIYTKSGIMVGLGETDAEVISVIRDLRQVDCDILTIGQYLQPSAKHLGVQNFVTPTQFDSWRQFGESLGFLQIVSSPLTRSSYHAEQVRELMERYPR; from the coding sequence TTGGCGGTAAAACCAGATTGGTTGCGGGTTAAAGCCCCTCAATGGCAGCGTGTTGGTAGCGTTAAAGAAATTTTACGCGATTTGGGGCTGAATACGGTTTGTGAGGAGGCTTCTTGTCCGAATATTGGCGAATGCTTCCATGCTGGTACAGCTACCTTTTTAATTATGGGACCTGCTTGTACTCGCGCTTGTCCTTATTGTGATATCGATTTTGAGAAAAAACCTCAAGCTCTCGATCCTAGCGAACCATTACGTTTAGCTGAAGCCGTAGCACGTTTAAAATTAAATCATGTGGTGATTACTTCAGTAAATCGAGACGATCTTAGCGACGGTGGAGCATCTCAATTTCAACGCTGCATTGCCGAAATTCGCGCTGTTTCACCCAAAACTACAATCGAGGTGTTAATTCCCGACCTTTGTGGTAACTGGGAAGCACTAGAATTAATTATCTCTGCCGAACCAGAAGTATTAAACCACAATACTGAAACCGTACCTCGATTGTATCGTCGGGTACGTCCCCAAGGAAATTATCAGCGATCGCTCGAACTTCTTCAACGCACTCGTGAAATAGCTCCTGGGATTTACACTAAATCAGGTATCATGGTAGGATTAGGAGAAACTGATGCTGAAGTTATCTCGGTAATACGAGATTTACGCCAGGTTGACTGCGATATCCTCACAATCGGACAGTATCTCCAACCTTCAGCAAAACATCTCGGCGTACAAAATTTCGTTACCCCAACTCAATTTGACTCCTGGCGACAATTTGGCGAATCTCTCGGCTTCTTGCAAATCGTCTCCTCACCCCTCACGCGCAGTTCCTATCACGCCGAACAGGTAAGAGAATTAATGGAACGCTATCCTCGCTAA
- a CDS encoding QcrA and Rieske domain-containing protein — translation MKFQLLTHQLNTLMKRRKFIGLIGLGSAISSIVSSCLPKQSQPLTNSVRADGFQEVGTLTELAKNEQLFKQNLGEGDTKALVIRNPKNNNQLIAVNPTCPHAGCTVAWESEEGVFVCPCHHSQFSSDGEVLEGPATESLISYPIRQEGNLILVKIS, via the coding sequence GTGAAATTTCAATTGTTAACTCATCAGTTAAATACTTTGATGAAACGCCGTAAATTTATTGGTTTGATTGGGTTAGGAAGTGCTATCTCGTCGATCGTTTCCTCTTGTCTGCCAAAACAGTCCCAACCTCTTACAAATTCTGTCCGTGCTGATGGTTTTCAGGAAGTAGGGACACTAACCGAGTTGGCAAAGAATGAACAACTTTTCAAGCAAAACTTAGGAGAAGGAGACACAAAAGCTCTAGTTATTCGCAATCCCAAGAATAATAATCAACTCATTGCCGTGAATCCGACTTGTCCCCATGCAGGTTGTACGGTGGCGTGGGAGTCAGAGGAAGGGGTGTTTGTCTGTCCTTGTCATCATTCTCAATTTAGCAGTGATGGCGAAGTCTTAGAAGGACCCGCTACAGAATCTTTGATTAGTTATCCGATAAGACAGGAAGGGAACTTAATTTTAGTTAAAATTAGCTAG
- a CDS encoding response regulator gives MTSNLTQHLKIVVIDDHALILRGVVSAIKGYFPRVDVHCATDATTGFALVQQKQPDLVLLDLSLPESLGTTVLPRHGLQLLKDLMKEYPELNITVQSSNIKALMRLIPEIDNHQGGFTIADKLLPVETLLKRMEWAVQGINYTQDLQRDLEIKPEWLEVLELAFEAGLQDKAIAEKMHKSERMIRHYWSKIRDVLGVYPEAKDNVRSLTYIQAKKVGLVD, from the coding sequence GTGACTAGCAATCTCACTCAACACCTCAAAATTGTTGTCATAGACGACCATGCGCTAATTCTCAGAGGCGTGGTATCAGCGATTAAAGGCTACTTTCCTAGGGTAGACGTTCATTGTGCTACTGATGCGACAACCGGGTTTGCTTTGGTGCAACAGAAGCAACCTGATTTAGTCTTGCTCGATCTCTCACTACCTGAATCTCTAGGAACAACAGTTTTGCCTCGTCATGGTTTGCAACTTCTCAAGGATTTAATGAAGGAATATCCAGAACTCAACATAACGGTACAAAGTAGTAACATTAAGGCTTTGATGCGGTTGATTCCTGAGATTGACAACCACCAGGGCGGGTTTACCATTGCGGACAAGTTGTTACCCGTTGAAACTTTGCTGAAACGGATGGAGTGGGCAGTTCAAGGGATCAACTATACTCAAGATCTACAACGGGATCTCGAAATTAAGCCGGAGTGGTTAGAAGTCTTGGAACTAGCTTTTGAAGCAGGTTTACAGGACAAAGCAATTGCAGAGAAGATGCACAAATCTGAACGCATGATCCGTCACTATTGGTCTAAAATTCGAGATGTCTTGGGGGTTTACCCAGAAGCGAAAGATAATGTTCGTTCCCTCACCTATATTCAGGCAAAAAAAGTAGGATTAGTTGACTAA
- the sigC gene encoding RNA polymerase sigma factor SigC produces MPATPFYISTEDNDPAYSFELNDNSENLEPTGDDLVELDLEATDAASSAKRASRSTTDLVRLYLQEIGRVPLLKRDEEVSEAQKIQRHMSLLELRANLAEDGDKLMEHFVQLIEAHDRLVSQLGHRPSWQKWATTVGIEVSELKEALAAGKQRWAEVAGLSVSELEKVQKAGVRAKEHMIKANLRLVVSVAKKYQNRGLELLDLIQEGTLGIERAVEKFDPTKGYRFSTYAYWWIRQGITRAIATQSRTIRLPVHITEKLNKIKKAQRKISQEKGRTATIEDIGKELEMTAGQVREVLMRVPRSVSLEIKVGKEKDTELGDLLETDDISPEEALMREALQRDLQHLLADLTTREREVIQMRFGLGDGHPYSLAEIGRALELSRERVRQIEAKALQKLRQPKRRNRVRDYLESLS; encoded by the coding sequence ATGCCAGCTACTCCTTTCTATATCAGCACAGAAGACAACGATCCTGCATACAGCTTTGAGCTGAACGATAACAGCGAAAATCTCGAACCAACGGGAGATGACCTGGTAGAACTCGATCTCGAAGCTACAGATGCAGCTAGCTCGGCTAAACGAGCCAGTCGTAGCACTACAGACTTAGTGCGGTTGTACCTTCAAGAAATCGGTCGGGTTCCATTACTAAAGCGCGATGAGGAAGTCTCCGAAGCGCAAAAAATTCAGCGTCACATGAGTTTGTTGGAGTTGCGCGCTAATCTTGCTGAAGATGGCGACAAACTTATGGAGCATTTTGTTCAGTTAATCGAAGCTCACGATCGCCTTGTCTCTCAACTCGGTCATCGTCCTTCTTGGCAAAAATGGGCGACGACTGTGGGAATAGAAGTTTCAGAGTTGAAGGAAGCTTTAGCCGCCGGAAAACAGCGTTGGGCTGAGGTTGCTGGCTTAAGTGTCTCAGAACTGGAAAAAGTTCAAAAAGCAGGTGTTCGCGCCAAAGAACACATGATCAAAGCCAACCTACGCTTAGTCGTCTCAGTAGCGAAAAAATATCAAAATCGGGGATTAGAGCTACTAGACTTAATTCAAGAAGGAACATTAGGTATAGAGCGAGCAGTAGAAAAATTCGATCCGACCAAAGGATATCGCTTCAGCACCTACGCTTATTGGTGGATTCGTCAAGGAATCACTCGCGCGATCGCTACTCAAAGCCGCACAATCCGCTTACCAGTTCACATTACAGAAAAACTCAACAAAATTAAAAAAGCCCAGCGTAAAATTTCTCAAGAAAAAGGGCGCACTGCCACCATTGAAGACATTGGTAAAGAACTCGAAATGACAGCCGGACAAGTACGGGAAGTTTTGATGCGAGTTCCTCGTTCGGTTTCTTTAGAAATTAAAGTCGGTAAAGAAAAAGATACCGAACTAGGTGACTTACTCGAAACCGATGACATTTCGCCCGAAGAAGCTCTAATGCGAGAAGCATTGCAACGAGACTTACAGCATCTCCTCGCCGATCTTACCACCCGCGAACGAGAAGTAATTCAGATGCGTTTCGGTTTGGGAGACGGTCATCCTTACTCTTTAGCAGAAATCGGTCGTGCATTAGAATTATCTCGCGAACGAGTACGTCAAATTGAAGCTAAAGCTTTGCAAAAGTTACGCCAACCGAAACGACGCAATCGAGTACGAGATTATCTCGAATCTCTCAGCTAA
- a CDS encoding peptidase — MSRLFRKYHRLLGIIISLPLLLTIITGISYSIFDELLGQGEIGHLMLEIHTMEIIHLEIIYPLLNGLGLLGLLVTGLSMTNFFKKPLSKS; from the coding sequence ATGAGTCGTCTTTTTCGCAAATATCATCGTCTTTTGGGGATTATCATCAGCCTTCCCCTTTTGCTCACCATTATCACTGGCATAAGTTACAGCATCTTTGATGAACTGTTAGGACAAGGAGAAATTGGTCATTTAATGCTGGAAATTCACACAATGGAAATTATCCATTTAGAAATCATCTATCCCTTGCTCAATGGGTTAGGACTCTTGGGGTTATTGGTAACGGGTTTAAGCATGACAAACTTCTTCAAAAAGCCACTATCAAAGAGTTAA
- a CDS encoding sensor histidine kinase, translating to MMAILGGSALGVYHYTRHSLYKQLDRRLEILAQAASHNLLAIKADYGKRQQNEAIDRSTSSQTRCYLDRDGDLDIPWQQLRQPDQGVEWFNGQKQLVGYAGTLSSVLPPQAGWQFWQQGEVRALTLPVYSYGNGKEHLEGYIRTSQVTQEIEAVLNRLRWGLGIGGIGVLSLTGLGGIWLTRQSLRPIEQSFQQLQQFTADAAHELRSPLAAMKTSVQVMDYYPERIHPQDRKKINAIAVTTDRMIRLVEDLLLLARMDTVTLADLHQRKVLSLSEILEDLLGLFQSQAQDKGIRLQSSLLANVKVKGDRTQLTQIFRNLLDNALQYTPSGGQVTLTLTVERESVIVTVEDTGIGIAREHLPLIFNRLWRADKARSRQSGGMGLGLAITQALVEHHQGDISVRSQLAVGTCFRVRLPLAEK from the coding sequence ATGATGGCAATTTTAGGAGGTTCAGCATTAGGAGTTTATCACTACACTCGTCACAGTCTTTACAAGCAACTAGATCGACGCTTAGAAATCTTAGCTCAAGCTGCTTCTCATAATTTGTTAGCAATTAAAGCAGACTATGGAAAACGTCAACAAAATGAAGCCATCGATCGTTCAACCTCTTCCCAGACCCGATGTTATCTCGATCGTGATGGGGATTTAGATATTCCCTGGCAGCAATTACGTCAGCCCGATCAAGGCGTAGAATGGTTTAATGGTCAAAAACAATTAGTCGGTTATGCGGGGACATTATCAAGTGTATTACCGCCCCAAGCCGGATGGCAATTTTGGCAACAGGGTGAGGTGAGAGCCTTAACCTTACCTGTTTATAGTTATGGTAATGGGAAAGAGCATCTAGAAGGTTATATTCGTACCAGTCAAGTCACCCAAGAAATCGAGGCAGTTTTGAATCGTTTGCGTTGGGGATTGGGAATCGGGGGGATTGGCGTTTTAAGTTTAACGGGGTTAGGAGGAATTTGGTTGACTAGGCAATCCCTACGTCCCATTGAGCAAAGTTTTCAGCAACTTCAACAGTTTACAGCCGATGCTGCCCATGAGTTGCGTAGTCCCTTAGCAGCCATGAAAACCTCGGTGCAGGTGATGGATTATTATCCTGAGCGAATTCATCCCCAAGATCGTAAAAAGATTAACGCGATCGCGGTGACAACAGATCGCATGATTCGCTTAGTGGAAGATTTACTATTATTGGCACGAATGGACACCGTTACCCTTGCCGATCTCCATCAAAGGAAAGTCCTTTCCTTAAGCGAGATTTTAGAGGATTTGCTGGGACTCTTTCAATCTCAAGCCCAAGACAAAGGAATTAGGCTACAATCATCCTTGCTAGCTAACGTGAAGGTAAAAGGCGATCGCACGCAATTGACGCAAATTTTTAGAAATTTGCTCGACAATGCCTTACAATACACACCTTCAGGGGGACAAGTCACGCTTACCCTGACAGTTGAACGAGAGAGTGTCATCGTTACGGTAGAGGATACAGGAATTGGCATTGCTCGAGAACATCTTCCCTTAATTTTCAATCGCCTCTGGAGAGCCGATAAAGCGCGATCTCGACAATCAGGGGGGATGGGACTAGGACTTGCCATTACTCAAGCTTTAGTCGAGCATCATCAAGGAGACATTTCAGTCAGGAGTCAACTAGCGGTTGGGACTTGCTTTCGAGTCCGCTTACCCCTCGCTGAAAAATAA
- a CDS encoding rubrerythrin family protein, translating to MMSSLKLYSTIKKTGTWTILASLATLSVVSCRQPETPQANIESSPLETQEVSTQPDSPTLDNLQKAYNGESNAHVMYLAFANKADEEGYQKLASLFRAAAKAEEIHRDNHAKVIETMGALPKNTITDPQVKSTPENLKAAIKGESYERDTMYPEFISQAKIENNQAALQTLTYAQKAEAQHAQLYTEAKNNLDSWRTQTGPFYVCTISGETTIQKTATAECPAVEEGESYLEVN from the coding sequence ATGATGAGTTCTTTAAAGCTATATTCAACAATTAAAAAGACAGGAACTTGGACAATTTTGGCGAGTTTAGCTACCTTGTCTGTTGTTAGTTGTCGGCAGCCTGAAACTCCCCAAGCTAACATTGAATCTTCACCCCTAGAAACTCAAGAAGTTTCCACTCAACCCGATTCTCCAACCTTAGACAATCTTCAAAAAGCTTATAACGGTGAATCTAATGCTCATGTGATGTATTTAGCTTTTGCGAACAAAGCTGATGAAGAAGGATACCAGAAACTGGCTAGTCTTTTCCGGGCTGCTGCTAAAGCTGAAGAAATTCATCGCGATAATCACGCCAAAGTTATCGAAACAATGGGGGCTCTTCCGAAAAACACCATCACCGATCCTCAAGTTAAGTCTACTCCAGAAAACCTAAAAGCAGCTATCAAGGGTGAGTCCTACGAGCGGGATACTATGTACCCTGAATTTATTAGTCAAGCTAAGATTGAAAACAATCAAGCTGCGCTACAAACCTTAACCTATGCTCAGAAAGCTGAAGCCCAACACGCTCAACTTTATACTGAAGCTAAAAATAATCTTGACTCTTGGCGTACCCAGACTGGCCCTTTCTATGTTTGCACAATATCTGGAGAAACTACGATTCAAAAAACTGCTACGGCAGAATGTCCTGCTGTCGAGGAGGGAGAATCTTATTTAGAAGTCAATTAG
- a CDS encoding M12 family metallopeptidase: MPEQQQYLPTQEVPVERPGDPGEAVEKETGRFYCALHERPTRVFAPGVTSERERLINLLGNKWVSGTVLRYYFFDRDTDGQSVLLSDGTTQWHTWVGNEAQRAVVQRGFEAWKNVGIGINFQEVNDREEAEIRIGFMRGDGAWSWLGREILEHGPNQRTMNFGWDLTRPGELDTAIHEIGHTLGFPHEHQNPKAGIEWDEEAVYAALAQPPNNWPRERTFWNIIRKLSPSEVEGTTWDPDSVMHYPFGRGLIKKPETYAGGLQPAGGLSAKDKAWVKSLYPLVKETEEKLKPSQSVLLNISAGGQRHFTVTPEETRYYQFQTFGTSDTVMVLFEDDNGQLRYRTGDDDSGQDINAFFRIKLIKGRRYVLRIRLYYSDRPGETAVMMW; encoded by the coding sequence ATGCCAGAACAGCAGCAGTATTTACCAACGCAAGAAGTACCAGTCGAGAGACCTGGCGACCCAGGTGAAGCTGTAGAGAAAGAAACAGGCCGTTTCTATTGTGCTTTGCATGAAAGGCCCACTCGGGTCTTCGCACCTGGCGTGACCAGCGAACGGGAGCGACTTATTAACCTCTTAGGCAACAAGTGGGTCAGTGGAACTGTTCTCCGGTACTACTTCTTCGACCGGGACACAGATGGACAAAGCGTCCTGCTTTCTGACGGAACTACTCAATGGCACACTTGGGTTGGTAATGAGGCACAGAGGGCGGTGGTTCAGCGCGGATTTGAAGCCTGGAAGAATGTGGGGATTGGCATCAACTTCCAGGAAGTCAATGACCGCGAGGAGGCTGAAATCCGCATCGGTTTCATGCGGGGAGACGGTGCGTGGTCTTGGCTCGGGCGAGAAATCCTAGAGCATGGTCCTAATCAGCGGACAATGAACTTCGGCTGGGATCTGACGCGACCGGGAGAACTCGACACAGCTATTCACGAGATAGGACATACTTTAGGCTTTCCGCACGAACACCAGAATCCCAAAGCAGGAATCGAATGGGACGAAGAGGCCGTCTACGCCGCTTTAGCACAGCCCCCAAACAACTGGCCCCGTGAAAGAACATTCTGGAACATCATCCGGAAACTTTCTCCCAGTGAGGTGGAGGGAACTACTTGGGATCCAGACTCAGTGATGCACTATCCGTTCGGGAGAGGTCTCATCAAGAAGCCGGAGACGTATGCGGGTGGGTTGCAACCAGCAGGCGGTCTCTCTGCCAAAGACAAGGCTTGGGTCAAGTCCCTGTACCCACTTGTCAAAGAGACGGAGGAGAAGTTAAAACCGTCTCAGTCTGTACTCCTCAATATTTCTGCAGGGGGACAACGGCATTTTACGGTTACGCCAGAAGAGACACGATACTACCAGTTCCAAACCTTTGGAACCTCAGACACAGTTATGGTTCTGTTTGAGGATGACAATGGACAACTCCGCTACCGAACCGGAGACGACGACAGTGGCCAGGACATTAACGCCTTCTTCCGCATTAAATTGATTAAGGGACGAAGATACGTGCTGAGAATACGTCTTTACTATAGCGATCGTCCAGGAGAGACAGCGGTCATGATGTGGTAA